The sequence AAGATAAAGTAAAAGAGATAGCTGAGATAAAAATGCCTGATATAAATGCAGGTAGTTTAGAGGCAGCTATGAGTATGGTAGCAGGAACTGCAAGAAGTATGGGAATTGTTGTAGAATAATAAGATTAAATTAAGTGGGAGGATTATCCGTTAAAACCACAAGGAGGTAGTATAATGAAAAAAAGAGGTAGGAGACATCAAGAAAATTTAGACTTAGTAGATAGAGAGAAGTTATATGGACCAGTTGAAGCTATTGAATTGGTAGAAAAAACTGCAAATGCAAAATTTGATGAAACTGTTGAACTTTCAGTGAAGTTAAATGTAGATCCAAAACATGCAGACCAATTAGTACGTGGTGCAATAATACTTCCTCATGGAACAGGAAAAACTAAAAAAGTATTAGCCTTTGTAAAAGGTGATAAAGTTAAAGAAGCAGAAGTAGCAGGTGCTGATTACGTAGGTGGAGAAGAATTAGCTGAGAAAATTCAAAAAGAAAATTGGTTAGATTTCGATGTAGTTGTAGCTACACCAGATATGATGCCCGTTGTAGGAAAACTTGGTAGAATACTTGGACCAAAAGGATTAATGCCAAATCCAAAGTCTGGAACTATTACCTTTGAAATTGAAAAGGCAATAAAAGATATAAAGGCTGGTAAAGTTGAATATAGAGTTGATAAATCTAGTGTTATAAATGTGCCTATTGGAAAAGTTT comes from Tissierellales bacterium and encodes:
- the rplA gene encoding 50S ribosomal protein L1 codes for the protein MKKRGRRHQENLDLVDREKLYGPVEAIELVEKTANAKFDETVELSVKLNVDPKHADQLVRGAIILPHGTGKTKKVLAFVKGDKVKEAEVAGADYVGGEELAEKIQKENWLDFDVVVATPDMMPVVGKLGRILGPKGLMPNPKSGTITFEIEKAIKDIKAGKVEYRVDKSSVINVPIGKVSFGTKKLRENFATIMDAIINARPASVKGRYIINIVLASTMGPGLKVSSQRVVDALVDEEE